One Phyllopteryx taeniolatus isolate TA_2022b chromosome 3, UOR_Ptae_1.2, whole genome shotgun sequence genomic window, CTCTCGCGCCGAggcaaacaaaaagagaaaaaaaaaaaatcgactctAACAAAATTGACTGTAATTATAAGAGCCTGATGTATTATTCATATTCTTGATACTCATGAGTTAAAATATTTCCATCTCCTTATATAACTTCAGTAAGTAACCAAAACCAGACGTAATGAAGTCAGAGCGCTTTTATTGTTGTATTCTGCCGCGTTACGTTATAGCACCGCAACGCAACGCAACATCGTTTGCTCTTTGTGTGTCCCCGCAAGGTGACCAAAATAGAAAAAACCTCGCAATACGATGCAGTGCCCCGCAAACTACCGTGCACCCACGGCGACatgcatattgttaaatgaataaccGTGCGACATCTGACACAACTGCGGAAAAGCTTTTGTGATGCTTCACGTTCCATTGTGCACGCAACCGGTAACGGCCGATTCACGggccgcctttttttttttttccccactgtgcAAAGGACCTCTAAAAACAAAGCTGGGCCTAACGAGACTGTGCGAAGGTTAAAAGACTGCAGCGTTAACGTGACCAAAGTGACAATCCTGGATCGTCAAACGGAAAAGCGACAAAATAACCCACAAATCTGATCATACGGGGATATCGTAGCAGATGTTTGTTTACTTAGTCtccaattaaaacatttgaattggaTGTATTGCTTTGCcatgcaaaaaaaagtacagtacatcataAAGTTTTTAAGATTTCAATTGCAGATTCAATGAGGTCtaatttagggggggggggaacgcaATTTGTATTTCTGTACAGCAATTACGTTGATGTTTTCGAGAGTTGGGTAAAATGCAACCGATCTTAATCTCACGGTGTTCCCATAGCAACACCGCCGGTCGACAAAAGTAGCCATTCGCCCATTGTGCGGGGATGGATTATGAAGTACGAGTGACTTTAAAAGTCATGTCGTTGGGCCGGCCTCCCTTCCACCGCCCCCTCGCCACACCTCCTCCCTCAAACGGAATTCTGGGATACGGGCAGCCTCGGTAATTACTTCCAGAGGTCGACTGGAGAGAGAGAATAGAACACAAGAAGGCACACACAGGCTTTGGGTGCTGAGGAAATGTGAAGCAGTCATCAAGGGCCATTTTGGCCCCACAAAAATAGATGTCCTTCCTTACCATGCGAAATGGAATACAAGCAAAGAAgtcaaataaatcaatacagtAACATTATTTGAGGTTACATTTCATTTGATAAATCCTTGCAGCAGGAGTGACACCttgttgaaaaaacaacaacaacaacaacacacgcacacacacaaacaaaacaggcAACTCCATTTAGGAATCCTGCCTGCTGAGCTTGCCGATGAGGATGTGACACCATTTTTGGTGCACTGGCTCACAGTTTCCTTccttcagaagaagaagaagaagaagaaggagaacaaTATATAATAGAGGGTCTCAATCAGAATCAGTCAACGCAAAAGCACACATCGCTTGGATTGCAGGCACCAACGAGTCAAGATTTCCAGTTGACAAACCAAATCGAGGCTTCTGCAGCACCTTTGCAatcaagcaaaaacaaaaaacaaaaaacaaaaaaacatttgctgatGAATTGGGTCGACGTTGTACTCTTCCTCATGGCAGCTAAACTCGGCGCTCATCGTGTGCCCGCGCGCACGCGCCGTGCACGAAATTGGGAAAAATCACTAAGTAGACGAACGGTCACTTCCGGCGCAGGGCtcgcgttaaaaaaaaaagtgttgcacGTGAACGCAACCCAGATGACAGCCCCGCTTTCGTGTGCGCCCATTGCAGTTGTTTTCGTCCCCCTTTTTACCTTTTCTCTCACAGTCGCTCGTTTCTCCATCCTGACTTCGGTTGTTTGCTCTCATCCCATCGCGCTGCTGCGCGGCTCGGatttcgcaaaaaaaaaaaaaaaaaaaaaaaaaaatcgccttTTAGCGCAGTCGAAGGAAGTTGGAAAAGTCGGCAAACATCCACGTCGCAGTCGCGAGTCGGCAAAAAGTGAAAGGGAAgtccacgcacgcacgcacgcacgcacgcgcgcacgcacaaaaGAAGTGTGACTTGTGAGTGGCTTTCAGCAGCAAGTTGTCTCAGGAAAAGTGCGCCATGTTgtcaaatgttttccttttttcttcttccctctctctcttctttttccTGCTGTTGCCGTAGAGGACGACTCGTCTCGTGAAGGCTATGTGGTGGCAGCCTCAGTCGCGACATGCCAAAGCACACGTCAACTGCttcatagttgttgttgttttaaaagctTTTAAGAGTGAGTCCCAAGCGGCTGTTTTGAATTCATTCTACTGACAGAGGCGCGACTGTGTCGTGCAGGGGcgaggggggggcgggggcacGAGGAAGGGGCACCTATGCatcttttgtttacatttgtttggtttACAATTGTACGATTTTCAACACTTTGAACAATTGGAGTGTTCAGGTCACCTTCTGATTTTTGGCACTGACACTTTCTCTACCCAAATGGCATACATTACCAAAACACTGATGCAAGTACTGTAAAGTCAAATGGATAGATATATTTCTACAGTATATGCGGAACAAAAATAtcaatgcaacacttttgtttttgccccCCGTTTTTCACGAGCTGAACTTAAAGACGTAAGACGTTTTCTGTGTGTACTACTGAAGGCCTAATTCTctcaaaatgtgttcatacGGTGAAGCCTGCTAGTCCACCTCCTAAGTCATTGATCCCCGAGTGAAACAGAAGTTTGAAATTTGCGGAGAAATCGTCTTAGGCGAGCACAGTGACGAAACCTCTTGGAGTTGGTCACCAGGTTTTGGATTTTGGCCCACTCCCCCTCACAGAAACTGTGCAAAGCCTTCCACTTtccgagcaaaaaaaaaaaaaaaaaaaaagtcgagtTCACTCCACAGGTTTTGTGCTGGGTTGAGGTTTGGAGACAGACCAGGCCACGCAATTAGCTCAAAGTGCTTCTTCCTCAGCCACTCATTTGTTTCTCTTTCACTACAGaatgttttgggtcattttcatgtCGGAAGGCTGATCCGTGACCCATTTTCACTGATCTTGCTGAGAAAAGGAACTTTTTCATCCAGGATTTGACACTACGTCGCTCCGTTCAGCGGCCCCTTGGATCCACAAGCTGACGATTGCGAGACcgccaaaaaaatatttacagtgtatcaaaagatttttttcaatcGAGCGATAAATTTAAATCCATTGTATGGCTAAATGGATTAAAATGGCTTTCCACATGACACTCAGTCATcctttgaatgtttgtttggcaATCAGAGGAAGTTCATCCTCCGCAGCTTGACTTGCCGTCTTcgagagcccccccccccctggggGCGTGGCCCGCTGGGAGAATAACAaatgctgattggttgacaagtGGGCCTCCTTTGCCGTCCCACATCACGGGCAGGTATACATGGCCCAGGAAGAGCGGAGGAGATCATTCAAATCATTCTTCAGCTTGTCACCACTCATCCATCTGCTTGTCGTAACTTGAAGAACGTTTGTTCTGCATGTGTTCTTTTTAGAGGCGTTTTATGTTCCAGGGGTCAGGGGTCATGCATCATCATGCATTGCAAGCAAATCATCGGAATACATCAAATCAAGTACATTCTTCCCCATCTCACCAAAAGGAAATCGTTCGAAGACACTTGGGGAGGCATATTGACATCATACACATTAGATTAGGTTTATTAGACCGCCTGGcatcaaaaggaaaaaacatcaatatttcAGAAATCTTTGAAAAACTCCAATTCTGTGACATTTTAGTATTCTGAACAGAAATAAGGAATTTCAGACTGATTTCATCTTTTTAGTCAGCTCACTGGACTTTTATAAAAAGTTAGGAATGAATCAAGTATAACATTCCACCTCTAAAACTCTCTTTTTCTAAACGATCATTTGACATCCTAATCACAACTCATtctttactatttttttcccccatcattTTCTAATTCATGGATAACAACAATGAGTATGTTAGGATTGAAAATGTTAAGAATTTTTACATCCTGCTGTATTAACCATTACAGAATTGTAAAATTGATTTAGCTGATTACCAATGTTCTTAATTTTAGTGCAGATTTTGATTGGGTGGTTAATCTAATTAAATAATTCTCAATCagattatccaatttcacttcataggtaaaatggaaaattatttttcacttaCTCCAAATGTATaatgtttgttcatctatctatgccagcgacatatattgacaggcagaacaatgacattttaccattcacacaacacaacaaagggTTTGTGTCCAACTAAACGGTCTCCGATTTCACAAGGAATAAGTTTtgatgagtaaattgagatcaTCATTTCAAtatactttgtgacattttttgtttgatggtgtATATAAGATATACACacggctcaataaaggttaggAAACTCATACACTTGTCAAGCCCAGTAAATGTTCTCGTATCACAGCTTTACACAAGCAAAATGTGAAACAACTAAATAACGTCAGACTGCTCCGGCCGATACATGCGGCACAAATGTCGCCGTGGTAACGGCCGTGAAGTGACGTGGCGGTCGGCCTGCGTTGCAGGGAGGGCCACACGtctctgctgcaggaactggagCAAGACCTGAAGGAGAAGCCGGAGGCCTGCTCAACGGGGTAGTGGAGGGTCTGCGGCGTGCCCGTCGTCGCCATGGAGACCGTAGGCGCTCATAGCCTCAATGCAACCACGAAGGCAGGGAAGCTTGTCACTTTGCCGGCCATCGCCAGGTACGCTACTATTGCGGCCATTTCAATTCAATACGATCGGTTGTGGCTATTTGTGGCCAAAGCCAACCTTGCCCTTCAATCTCCAGTGTTGCTACCACGCTAGGCCTGACGTGGGTCTCTGCACAGACTCTTCAACTGGTGCAGGAGCACACGGTCTTCTCAGAAATAATCATAGACCGGGAGGCCGTAAAGGCCGTGGAGCGCTTTTTAGTTGAGTGCAAACCACACCCGGCggatccaaaaacaaaaaagacgacGTCAGACTGACCGGTTTTGGGGTTTCCTCCATGGTTGTGCAGATGATGAGAAGATTCTGGTGGAGCCCGCCTGTGGCGCTGCCCTGGCCGCTGTCTCCAGTGATGTCATCAAAAGGCTGCAGGACAAGGGCAAGCTGGAGAGGCAGCTGGTTCTGGTGGTCTTTAATCGCTACATGCAAATTAATGTTGCTGCCAATCATTGACCCATGCCAGGGATTAATAATATAATGATCAaatataatgatttaaaaaaaataaagttgtgctGTTATGTAAATATATTGGACTATTGTATTTTGGACTGAAGtagccattttaaaaatcaattaatttactGTGGAAAACTAATTATTTTACAGGGAAGCTGGGAACTTTTGTCAGGGACAAATGAGTGAGgattctttgggggggggggggggggggggacaaaacaaaaaaacaagtatatGTCACACCACAAGTGGAAACAGTACATATTGTGCCGCATAGTGTATATGACAACACATATTAAGCTCTCACGCCACAGCCGATACATACCTCAGTGTCATAACACACACGTGGCGTGCATGACAAGGTGTTGGCCCAGTGGCATGACATCACTTTCCACTCAAGTTCCTGGTGTTGTACAGGCTGAGGGATGACAGGTGTGGTCCATTTCCTGACTTGCTATTGGACAACGAAATGAGACAACCACCCTAGTTTGACTCCATTTTAACCAGTCGGAAACTCACTCGACTCAACGTGATATATTTTGTGACGCGTCGTCATGCTCTGCGGCAGTTGCTAGGCCATGGAGTGGAAAGAGAAGCTGGCATTGCAGATAAAATTATGTCGGTCCTTTTGAGGAATTAATGGAGTTGATTGCACAGACTTGAGACTGCTGGGTACATGAATGAGATCCAGCTCGAACTGGTCTGCTCCAGCACGCTGCTTTGTAAAGGTCTCTCTTCTTTTACAAGGGTTAGTGACGTAACACAAGTCAAGCCAAGGGGTCTTACATAAAAAGCACAGCACATAGGGGACAAAACATGTTTCCCGAGTAAGCATCATCCATCACGCTGTGCAGAACAACGCATTTTGGAGCCGGTGTGCTTTGTTACCCATAACATAAACGTTCAAGCTCAACGCAGCAGCAGGGGAGTCGCAGTATTTGTACATGAGGACGTCTTTTATTGTGACACAGAAATCTCAAATGCCATCCGATTCTTTACATCTGTATGTATAGTCCATTTTAAACGTTAAGTTTCCAATGTGCAGAGGTAAGACAGTAAAAGTTAATGCaaccataaataataataaatatcaaGTAAATGTACAGCACACATTTGATCACAATGCCTCCTCCTATGAATGAGTCTTTTATGTCGCCTGTCTATTCGCCGCAGGAGGAAGTAGAAGCAAGTGCGTCCCCGATAGCAGCGATATATTAGACTCTCAAAAGAACAGAATCAAAACTAAGTCTCAGGCATGGCAACAATGCAATGTGTCACATAGCAATTCTGTTGTGTTACTCGCTTCTATCAGGTCAAATGGTTTTACTCACACAAGAAAACACGTTGTACCATGAGCCGTAGAAAATTAATCCATCCGAGTGTGAGACTAGTGATTTCcgtaaaaagaataaaagaagaCCACAACAAACTGGATATCCAACAGACATCACatagtttgttctttttttgtttttaaatctttcttttttttttttttggaagagaAGTGCAAACCCAAACAAAAGGTGAATTAGCGATGAATAAAAACTGCACTCAAAGATAAcagtctatttacatttgttcccCTATTATATTTGTACACGGCTAAACATTTGGTTatgagtattaaaaaaaaaaaacagagcaaaaTGTTGTTCTTCcattaaagaaaacaatgacAAGGCAAAACTGAAGAGAACTTCGGGGGGGGCCCCTCACCCTAACCACCAGCAAGTGTATGAGTGTAGATTGTGTATGTTGGGGTTGTTTCACATTCAGTAGCGAAAGCACACAGGTGGGAGGGGCAGCTAGTGAGAAGACCCTCTCACTCCCATCTCACAACACAGCTCCAACATCACCATAGCAACGTGCGGGCCTCACTAATTGTAGCGTCAACAGGACCACCGTTGATGTCCAGGCTACTCGCATATCAAAGAGAAAatcaattattctattattaagATGGAACGATGACTTAAATACCATCTCTTTAGAGTCTGCGCTAGATTGATTCAGGTTTGACAGGCATACATTTGTCCAGTAAACTACATTAGAGCCCACACACCACTGTTCTTCTTTAGAAAGTGGTCATACCTCAGGGCGTCGACGACAACGGTGTTGTGTCCTGACAAAAAGACTTTCACGTCAGTGTAAAGGCTTGTTTGACAACATCGCCCCACTGACGGAACACAGAAGGAGGCAGCTGGGTAACGCATTTGGACTTTCGATGGAAGCCTTTGCGCCGTTTCGCAATCCAGCGCTACACTCCCaatctgcatcactgcagagagAGGTTTCAACACATAAATTAGTGTAAGGTTGTGTAGTCATCAAAAAGCTAGGGGGAGTGATCAATAACCAGTGTAACAGTTGTTCCACTCCTCAGTGCAACCAGAACAGATCATCATCAGATGTGCAGGTGCCGATAATGATGATCGTCCCTGATATCTTCAAAAACTGAGTAAAATCGTATCATGAAGACAACATCAAGAAGAAAGTGAGGGGTCAACATGCAAACTGTTGAAAGCTAcgaaaatcaaataaaagtgaCTTCAATAGAATAGATCAGAGGAGAATCTCTGAGGCAGGCCGGAGGGTGCGGGTGGTGGATGTAGGGATTCGAGAAAGAAGCGGGGTTGTCGTGTCTTAGCCACTGAGCGGGTCCTCGCGGTAGTGGATGGCGTAACGCAGTTTCTCCAGCATCACGTCCAGAGAGGTGTACTGAGGCAGTTTGACCATGAACATACACGTCTCCACGCGGATGTAGCGAGCGTCTGGCTGACCTGCCGCACAGAGAATAGACACAGGATACAACACAATCAGTGACTGTATAATCGAAACCGATGATTaccaaccactgtgctgcggCACATTAGTGCGTCGGATTTGGGAGAAAGAATTCCTCCCAAAAAAGACTCGGCATTTAGATTAGGAACATTTTCTGATGGTTtttaatagactttacaccgatttgatcgggctgatcggtatcggccgatatttagcattttatgctgatcagctgatcggctttaatgtcataattcgcagattgatcggctccgcaaaagacatttacgccgCGTCGCCGCGtccacagtatatttgaatccaaaagctagtttatttttagccttgtcgcgcgtcttttgacgtagtactgtaaatatctggcgGCCAaataagttattaaaaaaatataataataacctaggcggtgtgggacaggcaacacgtaatgcttGGCTCAGACTACATgacaaatttgttctttcacgattgcactgtccgACTACTGTaacaaaatcttgtattccgcatccgtttttttacgatcattgggcttta contains:
- the LOC133474956 gene encoding LOW QUALITY PROTEIN: L-serine dehydratase/L-threonine deaminase-like (The sequence of the model RefSeq protein was modified relative to this genomic sequence to represent the inferred CDS: inserted 3 bases in 2 codons), with product MSPWEGHTSLLQELEQDLKEKPXGLLNGVVEGLRRXPVVAMETVGAHSLNATTKAGKLVTLPAIASVATTLGLTWVSAQTLQLVQEHTVFSEIIIDREAVKAVERFLDDEKILVEPACGAALAAVSSDVIKRLQDKGKLERQLVLVVFNRYMQINVAANH